One genomic region from Macrobrachium rosenbergii isolate ZJJX-2024 chromosome 1, ASM4041242v1, whole genome shotgun sequence encodes:
- the LOC136847673 gene encoding uncharacterized protein: MLLQTENDCLREEVRRLQEITTELQNQLTRAYADLDSERRSRSRLSGLSSSKLSGSAPNLDFVERHLRGTIPEKLVPAKQVSNQGESEVDSAYEEKTSSRVTSKVGSPHSDRQDNQESKCDRSIPPLSNAKTSSCQQQNHKNNVGIYNSNQHVHETRGPSRETTAPSITRNVSLSPEPIPVCHSAFPSVELLNSNSHSLRGDVSEQNDILHENQRCHGNAGQNSVRDRQATLHSKTSNQNKESVKHNMPSIPATELISVNDDLAIVISDIKHKPGQVLDDPVYPSFSTVSEDSQNDVESYRDSEFLQGIPFERFVREHDATEGKRNSNKEMIHSLDGIQNPTMESTRVQEVSPPVNTRSSTDISYVTIKGTSTLKSVGLDNVEELQ, encoded by the exons ATGCTTCTGCAAACGGAAAACGACTGTCTCCGAGAAGAAGTCAGACGTCTTCAAGAGATCACTAC GGAGTTGCAAAATCAACTAACAAGAGCTTATGCAGACCTAGACAGTGAACGTCGTTCTCGTTCACGCCTGTCGGGGTTGTCATCCTCTAAGCTGTCAGGGTCTGCACCAAATCTGGATTTTGTTGAACGCCATTTAAGAGGAACCATTCCAGAAAAATTAGTGCCTGCAAAGCAGGTATCCAACCAAGGAGAAAGTGAAGTCGATTCTGCTTATGAAGAAAAAACTAGTTCTCGTGTGACATCCAAGGTTGGTTCTCCTCATTCAGATAGACAAGATAATCAGGAATCAAAGTGTGATAGGAGTATTCCTcctttatcaaatgcaaaaacgTCTTCCTGCCAACAACAGAACCATAAAAATAATGTTGGAATTTACAACTCAAACCAGCACGTACATGAAACTCGTGGGCCAAGTCGTGAAACTACAGCACCAAGCATAACCAGAAATGTGTCTCTATCTCCTGAACCTATTCCTGTGTGTCACTCTGCTTTTCCATCTGTTGAATTATTGAACAGTAATTCCCACTCTCTAAGGGGTGATGTTTCTGAACAGAATGACATCTTACATGAAAATCAGAGATGCCATGGTAATGCTGGTCAAAATTCTGTCAGAGATAGACAAGCTACTCTCCACAGTAAAACTTCGaatcaaaacaaagaaagtgTAAAACATAATATGCCGTCCATTCCTGCTACTGAGCTTATCAGTGTTAATGACGACTTGGCTATTGTCATTAGTGATATTAAACATAAACCGGGCCAAGTTTTGGATGATCCAGTTTATCCATCTTTTAGCACAGTCAGTGAAGATAGTCAGAATGATGTCGAGTCTTACAGAGACAGTGAGTTTCTCCAAGGAATCCCATTTGAAAGATTCGTGAGGGAGCATGACGCTACAGAGGGGAAAAGGAATTCAAACAAGGAAATGATTCACTCTCTTGATGGGATACAGAATCCAACAATGGAGTCAACAAGAGTACAGGAAGTCTCACCTCCTGTAAATACCAGAAGCAGTACTGATATCTCATATGTCACCATAAAGGGGACCAGTACGTTGAAATCGGTAGGTTTAGATAATGTTGAAGAGCTTCAGTAG
- the LOC136848035 gene encoding uncharacterized protein isoform X1 has product MAQFPSLDLLTEVDELAMCAEGKGVENSFHFLFHDDLDCSLSGRPATDMFLDDSMLAVDSSSNVLLGDPLFNLSDPNEMHFLQPPNFGSNPETLIPVSLPADSTTEPATSDLARSQAEEKEEEVTEELDPQNSQHDVSKATPELDRPSYVASNKSEGGRSGTVRIVVNTSASSPGEMVAPAILPNPSHNLVKIPKGSPSSQAIRVKRISSSGRNDAAKAEQLARPRARPHACNRQQSSGGVCETSEPTSESEDASPPRSPVSSETLAVDSSPFWSLRSRRPSVSSVASELGMKRKAYELEPLSDPQMERCRKNALNAKKNREMKKAHVTELERKVLDVSRERDQLAGENESLREANVRLEEQVKHLRNLLENQSPLAALIGKLSPASVVLGEAPTGEDDDKIISSASGR; this is encoded by the exons ATGGCCCAGTTCCCTTCGCTTGATCTGTTGACCGAAGTGGACGAGCTGGCCATGTGCGCGGAGGGTAAGGGCGTTGAAAATAGCTTTCATTTCCTATTCCATGACGATTTAGACTGTAGCCTGAGCGGTCGCCCAGCGACTGATATGTTTTTGGATGATTCAATGTTGGCTGTGGATTCTAGCAGTAATGTCCTCCTGGGCGATCCTCTTTTCAATTTGTCTGATCCAAATGAAATGCACTTTCTGCAGCCACCCAATTTTGGTTCCAACCCTGAGACTCTCATcccagtttcccttccagcggaCTCGACGACCGAACCAGCCACCAGCGACTTAGCAAGAAGCCAGgcggaagaaaaggaagaagaagtcaCAGAAGAACTTGACCCCCAAAATTCACAGCATGACGTAAGCAAAGCCACCCCTGAATTGGACCGCCCATCTTACGTCGCAAGTAACAAATCTGAAGGTGGGCGTTCGGGCACTGTGCGGATCGTAGTCAACACCAGCGCCAGTTCGCCCGGTGAAATGGTCGCCCCAGCAATATTGCCGAACCCTTCTCATAACTTGGTGAAAATCCCCAAGGGTAGCCCAAGTTCGCAGGCGATCAGAGTGAAACGTATATCTTCGAGCGGAAGAAATGACGCTGCGAAAGCTGAGCAGTTGGCGCGACCCAGGGCTAGGCCCCATGCTTGCAATCGGCAGCAGAGCTCTGGTGGTGTTTGTGAAACCTCTGAGCCCACGTCTGAGTCGGAGGATGCATCGCCACCAAGATCGCCTGTTTCGAGTGAAACCCTTGCTGTTGACAGTTCACCGTTTTGGTCTTTGCGATCTAGGCGCCCATCCGTGTCGTCCGTTGCGTCAGAGTTGGGGATGAAACGTAAGGCTTACGAGCTGGAACCCTTGAGTGATCCACAAATGGAACGTTGTAGGAAAAATGCCTTGAACGCCAAGAAAAACAGGGAAATGAAAAAGGCACACGTAACTGAACTGGAACGCAAAGTGTTGGATGTCAGTCGAGAAAGGGACCAGCTGGCTGGTGAAAATGAGAGTCTCAGGGAGGCCAATGTCAGGCTTGAAGAACAAGTGAAACATCTTCGTAATCTACTCGAGAATCAGTCGCCGTTGGCTGCGTTAATTGGTAAATTATCACCGGCGAGTGTTGTCCTTGGTGAAGCGCCCACCGGTGAAGACGACGATAAAATTATATCTAGTG CCAGCGGGAGGTAA
- the LOC136848035 gene encoding uncharacterized protein isoform X2 codes for MAQFPSLDLLTEVDELAMCAEADSTTEPATSDLARSQAEEKEEEVTEELDPQNSQHDVSKATPELDRPSYVASNKSEGGRSGTVRIVVNTSASSPGEMVAPAILPNPSHNLVKIPKGSPSSQAIRVKRISSSGRNDAAKAEQLARPRARPHACNRQQSSGGVCETSEPTSESEDASPPRSPVSSETLAVDSSPFWSLRSRRPSVSSVASELGMKRKAYELEPLSDPQMERCRKNALNAKKNREMKKAHVTELERKVLDVSRERDQLAGENESLREANVRLEEQVKHLRNLLENQSPLAALIGKLSPASVVLGEAPTGEDDDKIISSGMCLHVDGQEATIEYCAYCAKKAGKKLKL; via the exons ATGGCCCAGTTCCCTTCGCTTGATCTGTTGACCGAAGTGGACGAGCTGGCCATGTGCGCGGAGG cggaCTCGACGACCGAACCAGCCACCAGCGACTTAGCAAGAAGCCAGgcggaagaaaaggaagaagaagtcaCAGAAGAACTTGACCCCCAAAATTCACAGCATGACGTAAGCAAAGCCACCCCTGAATTGGACCGCCCATCTTACGTCGCAAGTAACAAATCTGAAGGTGGGCGTTCGGGCACTGTGCGGATCGTAGTCAACACCAGCGCCAGTTCGCCCGGTGAAATGGTCGCCCCAGCAATATTGCCGAACCCTTCTCATAACTTGGTGAAAATCCCCAAGGGTAGCCCAAGTTCGCAGGCGATCAGAGTGAAACGTATATCTTCGAGCGGAAGAAATGACGCTGCGAAAGCTGAGCAGTTGGCGCGACCCAGGGCTAGGCCCCATGCTTGCAATCGGCAGCAGAGCTCTGGTGGTGTTTGTGAAACCTCTGAGCCCACGTCTGAGTCGGAGGATGCATCGCCACCAAGATCGCCTGTTTCGAGTGAAACCCTTGCTGTTGACAGTTCACCGTTTTGGTCTTTGCGATCTAGGCGCCCATCCGTGTCGTCCGTTGCGTCAGAGTTGGGGATGAAACGTAAGGCTTACGAGCTGGAACCCTTGAGTGATCCACAAATGGAACGTTGTAGGAAAAATGCCTTGAACGCCAAGAAAAACAGGGAAATGAAAAAGGCACACGTAACTGAACTGGAACGCAAAGTGTTGGATGTCAGTCGAGAAAGGGACCAGCTGGCTGGTGAAAATGAGAGTCTCAGGGAGGCCAATGTCAGGCTTGAAGAACAAGTGAAACATCTTCGTAATCTACTCGAGAATCAGTCGCCGTTGGCTGCGTTAATTGGTAAATTATCACCGGCGAGTGTTGTCCTTGGTGAAGCGCCCACCGGTGAAGACGACGATAAAATTATATCTAGTGGTATGTGTCTGCATGTAGATGGTCAAGAAGCGACCATTGAGTATTGTGCTTATTGTGCCAAAAAAGCTGGAAAAAAGCTAAAGTTATAG